In a genomic window of Equus przewalskii isolate Varuska chromosome 4, EquPr2, whole genome shotgun sequence:
- the GNG11 gene encoding guanine nucleotide-binding protein G(I)/G(S)/G(O) subunit gamma-11: MPALHIEDLPEKEKLKMEVEQLRKEVKLQRQQVSKCSEEIKNYIEERSGEDPLVKGIPEDKNPFKEKGSCVIS, encoded by the exons ATGCCGGCCCTTCACATCGAAGATTtgccagaaaaggaaaagctgaagaTGGAAGTTGAGCAACTTCGCAAGGAGGTGAAGTTGCAGAGACAACAG gtgTCTAAATgttctgaagaaataaagaattacaTTGAAGAACGTTCTGGAGAGGATCCTCTGGTGAAAGGAATTCCAGAAGACAAGAatccctttaaagaaaaaggcaGCTGCGTTATTTCATAA